Part of the Amycolatopsis sp. 195334CR genome is shown below.
TCTTTCTCGAGGTTGCAGTTCGTGATGCGAACTAATATAGTTCGTGGCACGAACTCAATTTCTGGGGGAACTCATGAACGTGCTCTTCGGCTTCGGGACCGTGCACGACGTCGCTGACCGCGCGGCCCTCCTGGGCAGCGTCGAGCAGGCCGACCGCGACGGGCTGGACCACTTCTCGATGAGCGATCACCCGTACCTCGGCGCGCGGCTGGACGCCTACGCCACGGTCGGGTTCGCGCTCGGCCGCACCGAGCGGATCTCCGGGTTGGTCAACGTCACCAACCTGCCGACCAGGCCGGCGCCGATGCTCGCGCGCACGGTGACCTCGCTGGCCGCGCTGTCGGAGGGGCGGCTCGTGCTCGGCATGGGCGCGGGCGGGCTCTGGGACCGGATCGCCGACCTCGGCGTGGCGCCGCTTTCGCCGGGTGAGGCGGTGGACGCCTTCGAGGAGGGCATCACGCTGATCAGGAAGCTCGCCGGTGGCGGACCCGCGATCACCCACGACGGACGCCACTACCGGGTGCGCGAGATCGAACCGGCGCCGTTCGCGGCCCCGCCGGTGTGGACTGGTTCGGTCGGCCGGAAGTCGCTCGCCGCCACCGGCCGGGTGGCCGACGGCTGGATCCCCGGGCACGCGGCGGACTGGCTCAGCAAGCGGTACCGCGAGTCGCGCCCGGTGATCGACGAGGCGGCGGTGTCCGTCGGCCGCGACCCGAGCGAGATCCGCACGGTCTACAACCTGCCCGGGCGGATCACCGCGGAGCCGCTGGCGGCCACGCGTGATCGCGAGGGTCGCTGGCTCGGCGGCTCGCCCTCGCAGTGGGTCGAGGAACTGACCGGCGCGGTACTGGACCACGGTGCTTCGGGCTTCACGCTCTTCGGCCCGTCCGGCGGCTCGCCGGACCCGGTCACGCTGAGCCGGTGGGCTTCGGAGGTCGCCCCGGCGGTCCGTGAGGCGGTCGCCCAGCGCTCAGGGCTTCTCGGCTGAGACGAGCAGGAAGTTCGGCAGGCGCACGTATCCGGTGAGCCCGGGTTCGTGCACCTCCGCCGGGTCCAGTCCGGGTTCGGCGACTTCGCGCAACCGGCACCCGAGCGCGGCGAGTTCGTTCAGATAGGCCGAGAGCGGCCGGTGGAAGTCCGTCGCGGCCGGGCCAGGGATCTCGTACTCGACCAGGTACTCGCGCACGCGGTACTCGCCGTGCTCCCGCCACGAGCGGTACAACTGCTCGAACGCGGGGTGCACCACGGCGAACACGAAGAGCCCGCCGGGCCGCAGCGCGTCCACGCAGGCGCGCATGGCGGGCCGCCAGTCGGGGATCGCCATCAGGACCATGCTGCACACCACGGCGTCGAACTCCTCGCCGAGCTCGGGCAGCCGGGTCAGGTCCGCCTGGTGGTAGGTGACCCCTTCGCCCTGCTCGCGGGCGAACTCGACCATGCGCGCCGCGGGCTCGATCCCGACCACCCGTGCCCCGCGCCCGGCGAGCATCCGGCTGAAGT
Proteins encoded:
- a CDS encoding LLM class flavin-dependent oxidoreductase: MNVLFGFGTVHDVADRAALLGSVEQADRDGLDHFSMSDHPYLGARLDAYATVGFALGRTERISGLVNVTNLPTRPAPMLARTVTSLAALSEGRLVLGMGAGGLWDRIADLGVAPLSPGEAVDAFEEGITLIRKLAGGGPAITHDGRHYRVREIEPAPFAAPPVWTGSVGRKSLAATGRVADGWIPGHAADWLSKRYRESRPVIDEAAVSVGRDPSEIRTVYNLPGRITAEPLAATRDREGRWLGGSPSQWVEELTGAVLDHGASGFTLFGPSGGSPDPVTLSRWASEVAPAVREAVAQRSGLLG
- a CDS encoding bifunctional 2-polyprenyl-6-hydroxyphenol methylase/3-demethylubiquinol 3-O-methyltransferase UbiG, with the protein product MTANEAAIRQWNASATRAGMTATARDGDFAKRHLVNPELLRLLGDVRGRLVLDAGCGNGYFSRMLAGRGARVVGIEPAARMVEFAREQGEGVTYHQADLTRLPELGEEFDAVVCSMVLMAIPDWRPAMRACVDALRPGGLFVFAVVHPAFEQLYRSWREHGEYRVREYLVEYEIPGPAATDFHRPLSAYLNELAALGCRLREVAEPGLDPAEVHEPGLTGYVRLPNFLLVSAEKP